A genomic window from Daphnia magna isolate NIES linkage group LG9, ASM2063170v1.1, whole genome shotgun sequence includes:
- the LOC116930105 gene encoding protein FAM214B isoform X2 gives MPGEAFASKFGSQPVDHHFPLAHVGRLGTHAIKVSVSSLPRTDVIPHVHCGKCRFITPKQNADVGQRQLQRKQDSSSCLGEGLLDMPPAQLRLQRLQRSRSRSSSPSFESIRLLHPAYRAQPPPQPPSNGSTKKLLDDRMRINCNRIGKHDCKCEKEDDVLDLKLPAGHGDRWGHDLERGRRGLDREPAVGPVERGRSRRSRKDCFADKLLSEAESKEPEMAPVLQAGKNVPTTDDKLRFQRSLNSAASLLFHTTTCTSGTDSKTPRLGQRFPLNKFLRSPPLRMSSSPLLGSFEECLLNGRLEPMSTVEGFGAELGASGSFCPSHELLPVSVFFYNIGGFESDKSGSPYLAHLNLGAKGYQVPRRGTVQLTLFNPQGTVVKMFVILFDLTEMPPNSETFLRQRTFYMPSHETDASPVSAKWLRYLIHLRFRSSKSGRIHLHTDIRMIVLRKSDVDTASAHIAESSYEWKSFTRGPSSPRFSSR, from the exons ATGCCCGGAGAGGCTTTCGCCTCCAAATTCGGATCCCAACCAGTCGACCATCACTTCCCTTTGGCACATGTTGGGCGGCTCGGCACACATGCAATCAAA GTTTCCGTAAGCTCGCTGCCTCGGACGGATGTAATTCCACATGTTCATTGTGGAAAGTGTCGTTTTATCACACCCAAACAGAATGCGGATGTGGGCCAACGACAGTTGCAACGAAAACAGGACAGCAGCAGTTGTCTGGGCGAAGGTCTTCTCGACATGCCTCCAGCGCAATTACGTCTCCAGCGCCTCCAGCGCTCCCGTTCGCGATCCAGTTCACCGTCTTTCGAATCCATCAGACTTCTCCATCCGGCATACAGGGCCCAACCACCACCACAGCCGCCCTCTAATGGAAGTACAAAGAAACTACTGGACGATCGGATGCGAATCAACTGTAATCGAATCGGGAAACATGATTGCAAATGTGAAAAAGAGGACGACGTACTCGATTTGAAATTGCCGGCGGGTCACGGTGATCGGTGGGGCCATGATTTGGAGCGTGGAAGGCGTGGACTGGATCGTGAGCCCGCAGTTGGGCCGGTTGAGCGAGGTCGAAGTCGACGATCTCGGAAAGACTGTTTCGCTGACAAATTACTGAGCGAAGCGGAGTCAAAAGAACCGGAAATGGCTCCAGTTCTTCAGGCAGGAAAGAATGTGCCAACAACGGATGACAAACTGCGCTTTCAGCGGTCGCTTAACTCTGCGGCTTCTTTGCTGTTCCATACTACGACGTGTACCTCCGGAACTGATTCCAAAACTCCTCGACTAGGCCAACGTTTTCCGCTCAACAAATTCCTCCGCTCACCACCACTTCGCATGTCGTCATCCCCTCTCCTTGGTAGCTTCGAG GAATGTTTGTTGAACGGACGACTCGAACCCATGTCTACCGTAGAAGGATTCGGCGCTGAGCTAGGAGCTAGTGGATCTTTTTGCCCGTCTCACGAATTGCTCCCAGTCAGCGTTTTCTTCTACAACATTGGCGGATTCGAATCGGATAAATCAGGCTCTCCATATCTGGCACATCTAAATCTTGGTGCCAAAGG ATATCAAGTACCCAGAAGGGGAACTGTGCAGCTGACTCTCTTCAATCCACAGGGAACGGTTGTGAAGATGTTCGTTATTCTCTTTGACCTCACAGAGATGCCTCCAAATTCAGAGACATTTCTCCGCCAGCGGACCTTTTATATGCCATCACACGAAACGGACGCTTCTCCTGTTTCTGCCAAATGGCTCCGCTACCTCATTCATCTCAG GTTTCGCAGTTCAAAATCCGGTCGAATCCACTTGCACACAGACATCCGAATGATTGTGTTGCGCAAGTCGGATGTCGATACGGCTTCGGCACACATTGCCGAAAGCTCCTACGAGTGGAAATCTTTCACACGCGGCCCGTCCAGCCCACGCTTCTCCAGCCGCTAA
- the LOC116930105 gene encoding protein FAM214A isoform X1, with translation MHARLTEENEPDPLDVFCDLGTLILEARVPGRGDSGRGYGEGPHCPPYFSHAQISSNNNNNNNNHNIHHSNNGSRPGHHVCTPDKLECQRFQHLRKHACLLGKNGVPLCVEVLVGPECSHGSQRAKQVEVTCTPHPDFLLLERWTVTCSPKKDGEASIAGICLVQAVRSFLHFSQLSAWLNKSSGSRPQQLLYRVTMPGEAFASKFGSQPVDHHFPLAHVGRLGTHAIKVSVSSLPRTDVIPHVHCGKCRFITPKQNADVGQRQLQRKQDSSSCLGEGLLDMPPAQLRLQRLQRSRSRSSSPSFESIRLLHPAYRAQPPPQPPSNGSTKKLLDDRMRINCNRIGKHDCKCEKEDDVLDLKLPAGHGDRWGHDLERGRRGLDREPAVGPVERGRSRRSRKDCFADKLLSEAESKEPEMAPVLQAGKNVPTTDDKLRFQRSLNSAASLLFHTTTCTSGTDSKTPRLGQRFPLNKFLRSPPLRMSSSPLLGSFEECLLNGRLEPMSTVEGFGAELGASGSFCPSHELLPVSVFFYNIGGFESDKSGSPYLAHLNLGAKGYQVPRRGTVQLTLFNPQGTVVKMFVILFDLTEMPPNSETFLRQRTFYMPSHETDASPVSAKWLRYLIHLRFRSSKSGRIHLHTDIRMIVLRKSDVDTASAHIAESSYEWKSFTRGPSSPRFSSR, from the exons ATGCATGCTAGGCTGACTGAAGAGAACGAGCCGGACCCGCTGGATGTCTTTTGCGATCTCGGTACACTCATTTTAGAGGCTCGAGTGCCAGGCCGCGGAGATAGCGGGCGCGGCTACGGAGAGGGCCCTCATTGCCCACCTTATTTCAGTCATGCCCAAATCAGTAgtaacaacaataataataacaacaaccaCAACATTCATCACAGCAATAATGGGAGCAGGCCAGGACACCATGTTTGCACACCTGACAAGCTTGAGTGTCAACGTTTTCAGCATCTACGAAAACACGCTTGCCTCCTGGGCAAAAATGGAGTGCCATTGTGTGTGGAG GTTTTGGTGGGGCCCGAATGCAGTCACGGTTCGCAGCGAGCCAAACAAGTTGAAGTAACCTGCACGCCCCATCCAGACTTTCTCCTGCTGGAACGTTGGACTGTCACGTGTTCGCCCAAAAA AGATGGGGAAGCAAGCATTGCCGGCATCTGTTTGGTCCAGGCCGTCCGCTCCTTTCTCCATTTTTCGCAGCTGAGTGCCTGGTTGAACAAGAGCAGCGGATCTCGGCCTCAGCAGCTGCTCTATCGAGTGACAATGCCCGGAGAGGCTTTCGCCTCCAAATTCGGATCCCAACCAGTCGACCATCACTTCCCTTTGGCACATGTTGGGCGGCTCGGCACACATGCAATCAAA GTTTCCGTAAGCTCGCTGCCTCGGACGGATGTAATTCCACATGTTCATTGTGGAAAGTGTCGTTTTATCACACCCAAACAGAATGCGGATGTGGGCCAACGACAGTTGCAACGAAAACAGGACAGCAGCAGTTGTCTGGGCGAAGGTCTTCTCGACATGCCTCCAGCGCAATTACGTCTCCAGCGCCTCCAGCGCTCCCGTTCGCGATCCAGTTCACCGTCTTTCGAATCCATCAGACTTCTCCATCCGGCATACAGGGCCCAACCACCACCACAGCCGCCCTCTAATGGAAGTACAAAGAAACTACTGGACGATCGGATGCGAATCAACTGTAATCGAATCGGGAAACATGATTGCAAATGTGAAAAAGAGGACGACGTACTCGATTTGAAATTGCCGGCGGGTCACGGTGATCGGTGGGGCCATGATTTGGAGCGTGGAAGGCGTGGACTGGATCGTGAGCCCGCAGTTGGGCCGGTTGAGCGAGGTCGAAGTCGACGATCTCGGAAAGACTGTTTCGCTGACAAATTACTGAGCGAAGCGGAGTCAAAAGAACCGGAAATGGCTCCAGTTCTTCAGGCAGGAAAGAATGTGCCAACAACGGATGACAAACTGCGCTTTCAGCGGTCGCTTAACTCTGCGGCTTCTTTGCTGTTCCATACTACGACGTGTACCTCCGGAACTGATTCCAAAACTCCTCGACTAGGCCAACGTTTTCCGCTCAACAAATTCCTCCGCTCACCACCACTTCGCATGTCGTCATCCCCTCTCCTTGGTAGCTTCGAG GAATGTTTGTTGAACGGACGACTCGAACCCATGTCTACCGTAGAAGGATTCGGCGCTGAGCTAGGAGCTAGTGGATCTTTTTGCCCGTCTCACGAATTGCTCCCAGTCAGCGTTTTCTTCTACAACATTGGCGGATTCGAATCGGATAAATCAGGCTCTCCATATCTGGCACATCTAAATCTTGGTGCCAAAGG ATATCAAGTACCCAGAAGGGGAACTGTGCAGCTGACTCTCTTCAATCCACAGGGAACGGTTGTGAAGATGTTCGTTATTCTCTTTGACCTCACAGAGATGCCTCCAAATTCAGAGACATTTCTCCGCCAGCGGACCTTTTATATGCCATCACACGAAACGGACGCTTCTCCTGTTTCTGCCAAATGGCTCCGCTACCTCATTCATCTCAG GTTTCGCAGTTCAAAATCCGGTCGAATCCACTTGCACACAGACATCCGAATGATTGTGTTGCGCAAGTCGGATGTCGATACGGCTTCGGCACACATTGCCGAAAGCTCCTACGAGTGGAAATCTTTCACACGCGGCCCGTCCAGCCCACGCTTCTCCAGCCGCTAA
- the LOC116930106 gene encoding TAF5-like RNA polymerase II p300/CBP-associated factor-associated factor 65 kDa subunit 5L, with the protein MEQTSSILGGNMKRSKYESIINAAGRHLLKRNCTDSDILKKNKLKLKQTTEQFENSSVWSQKIISVQNSSLSEQEADLQFSKLKAWVESLDDGARIEIDEILFPAFISLYRKLNVSGNTSGARGFYARNQSNFFKVPELRKMAERFCSENTSHFILELSQEPYEILHSYIGSNEHPLLQQLLNTTLEISIIKTKIDSSDPSQAISKSHEDSSNMEEVQDLMAAISRLDELPPTAPLLKLYSIDTGQRRMSAASASPCQGYLSCGFQDSSVAIWDVKELRSPSLSDVSRSNLSESCAIGLYHPVASTLTFPLESDSSVSICLGHTGAVYATQFTPNNTYMLSCSDDTTLRLWDMSSMENAVVYRGHTYPVWAMDVSQQGQYFASASQDRTAKIWMFDRTFPLRILAGHTADVDCVTFHPNGLYLATGSADSSVRMWHVAEGKTVRILVGHRGTVLAVAFSPCGKLLASAGEDHRVKIWDVAAGSILHDYAGHHDVIHGLVWISENVLGSYSADGNIRVWNVTQHSFPPSQQSQQELASYSVSAPTKIVHLGRGNQSTLVCIAASD; encoded by the exons ATGGAGCAGACTTCCTCTATTTTAGGAGGAAACATGAAAAGATCTAAATATGAAAGCATTATTAATGCTGCCGGTAGACATCTTTTAAAGCGGAATTGCACA GATTCTGATATTCTGAAAAAGAACAAGTTAAAGTTGAAGCAGACCACCGAGCAATTTGAAAACTCCTCCGTATGGAGCCAGAAGATAATTTCTGTTCAGAATTCTAGCCTTAGTGAACAAGAAGCAGATCTTCAATTCTCAAA ATTGAAGGCATGGGTGGAATCTCTAGATGATGGTGCTAGAATCGAAATAgatgaaattctttttcctgCATTTATTTCACTATACAGAAAACTTAATGTTAGTGGTAACACAAGTGGAGCAAGAGGGTTTTATGCCCGCAACCAGTCAAACTTTTTCAAAGTGCCTGAACTCCGGAAAATGGCTGAAAGATTTTGTTCAGAAAATACCAG TCATTTTATTCTGGAGTTGTCCCAAGAACCATATGAAATACTTCATAGTTATATTGGAAGCAATGAACACCCCCTTTTGCAACAACTACTTAACACAACCTTGGAGATCAGCATcattaaaacgaaaattgacTCCAGTGATCCCTCACAAGCAATTTCTAAATCACAT GAAGACTCGTCAAATATGGAAGAAGTGCAGGATTTGATGGCTGCCATTTCTCGATTGGACGAACTTCCGCCCACTGCTCCGTTATTGAAGTTATATTCTATCGACACAGGACAAAGGAGAATGAGTGCAGCCTCTGCCTCACCCTGCCAAGGCTATCTTTCCTGTGGATTTCAAGATTCATCCGTGGCCATCTGGGATGTTAAAGAACTACGATCACCGTCTCTGTCGGATGTTAGTCGGTCAAATCTCTCTGAATCCTGCGCCATCGGCCTCTATCATCCCGTGGCTTCCACATTAACGTTCCCACTGGAATCCGATTCTTCCGTCTCTATATGTTTGGGACATACTGGTGCTGTTTATGCTACTCAGTTCACGCCTAATAACACTTACATGCTTAGCTGTAGCGATGACACCACCTTAAGGCTTTGGGATATGTCATCCATGGAAAATGCAGTAGTGTATCGTGGACACACTTACCCCGTGTGGGCCATGGATGTCTCGCAACAGGGCCAGTACTTCGCGTCTGCATCACAAGATCGTACTGCCAAAATTTGGATGTTTGATCGTACTTTTCCCTTGCGGATTCTAGCCGGCCATACTGCCGATGTTGAT TGTGTGACTTTCCATCCAAATGGACTTTACTTGGCTACGGGTTCTGCTGATAGTTCTGTCCGTATGTGGCATGTCGCAGAGGGCAAAACAGTTCGCATATTGGTTGGCCACCGTGGCACAGTTTTAGCCGTTGCTTTCAGTCCTTGTGGAAAGTTGTTAGCTTCAGCTG GTGAAGATCATCGCGTTAAGATTTGGGATGTTGCTGCTGGGTCTATTCTTCATGATTATGCTGGCCATCACGATGTAATCCATGGATTAGTCTGGATCTCTGAGAATGTTCTTGGCTCATACAGCGCCGACGGTAACATACGGGTCTGGAATGTTACGCAGCATTCCTTTCCTCCGTCACAGCAATCACAGCAAGAGCTTGCGTCGTATTCAGTGTCGGCACCCACGAAAATCGTACATCTTGGTCGTGGAAACCAATCAACTTTGGTCTGCATCGCTGCTTCAGATTAG
- the LOC116930107 gene encoding transcription elongation factor B polypeptide 3, with the protein MSSTNEEILHYQRKILKYGSDSKVMLHCLNKLTKLPIGVEHLQATGIGRTINGMRKAEGAVGEEARSLVSKWKEIVAAEDKSDSDHQEEESSHHNLEATSDNLNMSPNQHKKDKDVKKKESHKDKSKDDPIPSLKSKSSSSKEKSPEKHTSKSNKVSEKHRDSKEGESSKSSSRSSRKRHHSQEDSNSNADDEDGDETPTQSFADALGSIKTISKKKKSKDKEKRNSERKNSSFLPPPIPESSIVSKPILAPPKSLDIRPTDFEISPHYKPLPLKFVADPLPSLKDRARSSEEALTSALSFSQKGNRTKVFSGNRSSGLAYVPSLFDCCIRVLQQNIDALEYTGGVPYELIRPVLERANSQQLFSLEDHNAYLLEDTDELWKVLCQKEYRKAVREEMETWRDLYVRCHEEREARLKSLTSNHKQSMAKATPQRTTKLAFVESLAKAPRGKLGPVKPGSSAVLASMTNAKSGARPFEASANHAANGSTSVAEVVKMTQSSAPRSSSSSSSSAAKKPKVAPLMQKTLKALKNRYRR; encoded by the exons ATGTCATCTACCAATGAGGAGATCTTGCATTATCAGAGAAAAATCCTGAAGTATGGTTCAGATTCCAAA GTGATGCTTCATTGTTTAAACAAATTGACAAAACTACCTATTGGGGTTGAACATCTTCAAGCAACTGGTATTGGGCGGACTATCAATGGCATGAGGAAAGCAGAAGGAGCTGTGGGAGAAGAGGCACGATCTCTTGTCAGCAAATGGAAAGAAATAGTTGCAGCAGAAGATAAAAGTGATTCCGAtcatcaagaagaagaaagcagCCATCACAATTTAGAAGCAACAAGCGACAATCTAAACATGTCACCCAATCAGCATAAAAAAGACAAGgatgtgaaaaaaaaggaatctcACAAGGACAAATCAAAAGATGATCCTATTCCATCATTGAAGAGCAAAAGTAGTTCATCCAAAGAAAAGTCACCCGAAAAACATACCTCTAAATCAAACAAGGTATCTGAAAAACATAGGGATTCAAAGGAAGGTGAATCATCAAAGTCAAGCTCCAGATCATCAAGAAAGAGGCATCATTCTCAGGAAGACTCTAACAGCAACGCCGATGATGAAGATGGTGATGAAACCCCAACGCAAAGCTTTGCAGATGCCCTCGGTAGCATTAAAACTatcagtaaaaagaaaaaaagtaaagataAGGAAAAACGTAATTCAGAGAGGAAAAATAGTTCTTTTTTGCCGCCGCCGATTCCCGAGTCATCGATAGTATCGAAACCAATTCTTGCACCCCCCAAATCTCTAGATATTCGGCCAACGGATTTTGAAATTTCTCCTCACTACAAACCTCTgcctctgaaatttgttgccGACCCTTTGCCATCATTAAAAGACAGAGCAAGAAGTTCAGAAGAAGCTTTAACTAGTGCACTTAGTTTTTCGCAAAAAGGAAATAG aaCGAAAGTTTTCTCAGGAAATCGTTCTAGCGGTCTGGCTTATGTTCCTAGTTTATTCGATTGCTGCATCAGGGTTCTGCAACAAAATATAGACG CACTGGAGTACACAGGAGGAGTCCCCTATGAACTTATCCGACCCGTACTTGAAAGGGCTAATTCTCAGCAGTTATTCTCACTTGAAGATCACAATGCATATCTATTGGAAGACACTGATGAGTTATGGAAGGTTCTTTGTCAAAAGGAATACAGGAAAGCTGTTAGAGAAGAAATGGAAACTTGGCGGGATTTATACGTG AGATGCCACGAAGAACGCGAAGCACGATTAAAGAGCCTTACGTCAAATCACAAGCAATCTATGGCGAAAGCTACACCCCAGCGCACCACCAAGTTGGCTTTTGTTGAAAGTTTGGCTAAAGCTCCGCGAGGCAAACTGGGACCG GTTAAACCAGGGTCTTCCGCAGTTCTTGCAAGTATGACAAATGCCAAGTCCGGGGCTCGCCCATTTGAAGCCTCCGCCAATCATGCTGCTAATGGAAGTACTTCAGTGGCAGAAGTAGTTAAAATGACGCAGTCGTCTGCACCACGATCTTCTAGCTCGTCTAGCTCAT CTGCGGCCAAGAAACCAAAGGTTGCACCGCTGATGCAGAAGACCCTGAAAGCTTTGAAAAATCGTTATCGTCGATAA
- the LOC116930110 gene encoding protein disulfide-isomerase A6 homolog, whose amino-acid sequence MIKIAFYWLLIFFVSLARALYPSSSEVIELTPGNFNKLVINSDEVWVVEFYAPWCGHCKSLVPEYTKAASALKGVVKVGAVDADEHKSLGGQYGVRGFPTIKIFGSNKNKPDDFNGQRTAQGIVEAALKAAKEKVEGQMGGKKKTSSSSKDDVIELTDDNFDKLVLKSDDIWLVEFYAPWCGHCKNLAPHWAQAATELKGKVKLGALDATVHTAKASQYGIQGFPTIKFFPAGPKTAFSVEEYDGGRTASDIVSWASNKAAENIPAPEIKQLTGEDVMRSHCVEHPLCVVAVLPNILDCQSECRNGYLKTLADLGEKYKKKMWGWVWSEAGAQPELEDALGLGGFGYPAMSVFSSKKLKYSILRGSFGYDGINEYLRDLSYGRGSTFPVKGAAIPTIQTIPPWDGKDGQLEVEEEIDLSDVDLDDLSKDEL is encoded by the exons ATGATTAAAATAG CTTTTTACTGGCTCCTCATTTTTTTCGTGAGCTTGGCTCGCGCTTTGTATCCTTCCAGTTCAGAAGTCATCGAACTTACGCCGGGCAATTTCAATAAGCTTGTTATCAATAGTGATGAAGTGTGGGTTGTGGAATTCTATGCTCCATGGTGTGGTCATTGCAAATCACTAGTACCCGAGTACACGAAAGCTGCATCAGCATTAAAG GGTGTTGTTAAAGTTGGTGCAGTTGATGCTGATGAACACAAGTCTTTGGGTGGTCAGTATGGTGTTCGAGGCTTCCCAACCATTAAAATATTTGgaagcaacaaaaacaaaccagATGACTTTAATGGTCAAAGAACAGCTCAGGGTATTGTGGAAGCTGCATTAAAAGCTGCCAAAGAAAAAGTTGAGGGACAAAtgggaggaaaaaagaaaacttcaagCTCAAGCAAGGATGATGTAATTGAACTGACGGATGATAACTTTGACAAACTAGTCCTGAAGTCAGATGACATCTGGCTGGTGGAATTCTATGCTCCTTGGTGTGGTCATTGCAAAAATTTGGCTCCCCATTGGGCTCAAGCAGCAACAGAGCTGAAAGGAAAAGTTAAATTGGGTGCACTTGATGCAACTGTTCACACAGCAAAGGCTAGTCAGTATGGTATTCAGGGCTTCCCCACAATCAAGTTCTTTCCAGCTGGACCCAAAACCGCTTTTTCGGTAGAAGAATATGATGGAGGCCGGACAGCAAGCGATATAGTCTCTTGGGCTTCTAACAAAGCTGCCGAAAATATTCCTGCGCCGGAAATTAAGCAGTTGACAGGTGAAGACGTTATGAGGTCTCACTGTGTTGAACATCCTCTTTGTGTGGTTGCTGTTCTTCCTAATATATTAGATTGCCAATCAGAATGCCGTAATGGTTATCTGAAAACTTTGGCTGATCTTGGAgaaaaatacaagaagaaGATGTGGGG ATGGGTCTGGTCTGAGGCTGGTGCACAGCCGGAATTAGAAGATGCTCTAGGTTTAGGTGGCTTTGGTTATCCTGCCATGTCCGTGTTCAGCTCGAAAAAGCTGAAATATTCCATACTGCGAGGATCGTTCGGGTATGACGGAATCAACGAATATTTGCGAGACTTGTCCTATGGACGAGGTTCAACATTCCCTGTCAAGGGAGCTGCCATACCTACCATACAAACAATTCCTCCGTGGGATGGTAAGGATGGGCAGCttgaagtagaagaagaaattgatttgTCAGATGTTGACTTAGACGATTTAAGCAAAGATGAACTTTGA
- the LOC116930111 gene encoding uncharacterized protein LOC116930111: MLRNIFNIGRFLSSSHCRPIRPLLSTRCLSMQECGSPKIVGPITPNILIPLMPKISPTTHVKNEGNNILDFWKVPQHLPTSTGFPVIIDISLPISSPDKPQLEKQAARMIVIRRRKMKKHKLKKLRKVRKFEYRRMALKRKTKKEKDFQMKLMEQVKEAEKFDAKSHVEGIIRVAKEDILKKRQPHPTFKRNPSLYDGNGNRILLNQHLCGRK, from the exons ATGCTACGCAATATTTTTAACATCGGCAGGTTTCTGTCTAGCTCTCACTGCCGGCCAATTCGCCCACTACTTTCCACGA GGTGTCTCTCTATGCAAGAATGTGGATCTCCAAAGATTGTTGGGCCAATAACTCCAAACATCCTTATCCCACTGATGCCAAAAATCAGCCCAACCACCCATGTCAAAAATGAAGGAAATAATATTCTTGACTTTTGGAAAGTGCCTCAGCATCTACCAACATCAACAGGATTTCCTGTCATAATTGATATTTCATTACCCATTAGTAGCCCAGATAAACCACAGCTTGAAAAGCAAGCTGCGCGGATGATTGTTATTAGAcgaaggaaaatgaaaaagcacAAACTGAAGAAGCTAAGAAAAGTGAGGAAATTTGAATATAGAAGAATGgctctgaaaagaaaaaccaaaaaagaaaaagattttcagaTGAAACTAATGGAACAGGTCAAAGAAGCTGAAAAATTTGATGCCAAATCACATGTTGAGGGCATCATCAGAGTAGCAAAAGAagatattttgaaaaaacggCAACCTCATCCTACTTTTAAGAGAAACCCATCATTGTATGATGGGAATGGTAACAGAATCCTTTTGAATCAACATTTATGTGGAAGGAAATGA
- the LOC116930113 gene encoding UPF0488 protein C8orf33 isoform X1, with protein MVIYPVLLLELSMVEPRRSCHLNGFQYTAVKKPPALVRQVVETPVPGLSISDEQTRKNDEELAWCIHQLKLSLNGKKLTSKQMDAIRKDIAVLENPHELLVKKRCIMKVSFGDYRKKMELEKRKIPLGLENAAIAMVSTSTGKFMRKSHPAVDNKKQTFNFQLSENNFRFNFDRDKKE; from the exons ATGGTTATTTA TCCCGTTCTCTTGTTAGAGTTGTCCATGGTAGAACCAAGACGATCATGCCACCTAAACGGTTTCCAATAC ACAGCAGTTAAAAAGCCCCCTGCACTTGTAAGGCAGGTTGTAGAAACTCCTGTGCCCGGTTTATCCATCTCTGATGAACAGACTAGAAAAAATGACGAAGAATTAGCATGGTGTATTCACCAACTCAAGTTGTCCTTAAATGGCAAAAAGCTGACATCCAAACaaa tGGATGCAATTAGAAAGGATATTGCTGTCCTCGAAAATCCACATGAGTTATTAGTGAAAAAAAGATGTATCATGAAAGTGAGTTTTGGAgattatagaaaaaaaatggaattagaaaaaagaaaaattccttTAG GTTTAGAAAATGCTGCCATTGCAATGGTTTCAACAAGTACTGGAAAGTTTATGAGGAAATCCCACCCAGCTGTTGacaacaagaaacaaacaTTCAATTTTCAACTGTCAGAAAACAATTTTAGGTTCAATTTTGATagggataaaaaagaataa
- the LOC116930113 gene encoding UPF0488 protein C8orf33 isoform X2: MPPKRFPIRETAVKKPPALVRQVVETPVPGLSISDEQTRKNDEELAWCIHQLKLSLNGKKLTSKQMDAIRKDIAVLENPHELLVKKRCIMKVSFGDYRKKMELEKRKIPLGLENAAIAMVSTSTGKFMRKSHPAVDNKKQTFNFQLSENNFRFNFDRDKKE; this comes from the exons ATGCCACCTAAACGGTTTCCAATACGTGAG ACAGCAGTTAAAAAGCCCCCTGCACTTGTAAGGCAGGTTGTAGAAACTCCTGTGCCCGGTTTATCCATCTCTGATGAACAGACTAGAAAAAATGACGAAGAATTAGCATGGTGTATTCACCAACTCAAGTTGTCCTTAAATGGCAAAAAGCTGACATCCAAACaaa tGGATGCAATTAGAAAGGATATTGCTGTCCTCGAAAATCCACATGAGTTATTAGTGAAAAAAAGATGTATCATGAAAGTGAGTTTTGGAgattatagaaaaaaaatggaattagaaaaaagaaaaattccttTAG GTTTAGAAAATGCTGCCATTGCAATGGTTTCAACAAGTACTGGAAAGTTTATGAGGAAATCCCACCCAGCTGTTGacaacaagaaacaaacaTTCAATTTTCAACTGTCAGAAAACAATTTTAGGTTCAATTTTGATagggataaaaaagaataa